The following proteins are encoded in a genomic region of Cryptomeria japonica chromosome 11, Sugi_1.0, whole genome shotgun sequence:
- the LOC131051790 gene encoding embryo-specific protein ATS3, which produces MVMGPMTWVILFLALNFAPLKPICAANQEKCSYVVEVKTEKSLKSYIIKTHGIKDPVHVRFRDKNGIEVFKKHLNEGEEEKRFKPGKTDNFSIQGDCLKDVVCLLNFMVEGEDDWTPETANIYKTSLVEPDSFNFGRKLPARAWHGPNYCNLPQDLGSSQSIKYTNGVGKDQGRPSSRKPKHTSKKFSNF; this is translated from the exons ATGGTCATGGGACCTATGACATGGGTCATACTGTTTCTTGCTCTGAATTTCGCTCCACTCAAGCCCATCTGTGCCGCCAATCAG GAAAAATGTTCATATGTAGTAGAGGTGAAGACAGAGAAATCACTGAAATCATACATCATCAAAACACACGGGATCAAAGATCCTGTGCATGTAAGGTTTCGGGATAAAAATGGGATAGAGGTTTTCAAGAAACATCTGAACGAGGGAGAAGAAGAAAAACGATTTAAGCCTGGAAAAACTGATAATTTCAGTATACAGGGTGATTGCTTAAAAGATGTTGTCTGCCTTCTCAATTTCATGGTTGAAGGTGAAGATGACTGGACTCCCGAGACTGCAAACATCTACAAAACAAGTCTTGTTGAACCAGACAGTTTCAATTTTGGGAGAAAGCTTCCAGCCAGAGCATGGCATGGGCCTAATTACTGCAATTTACCTCAAGACTTGGGCTCTTCTCAATCAATCAAATATACTAATGGGGTAGGAAAAGATCAGGGGCGGCCGTCTTCCAGAAAACCTAAGCATACGAGTAAAAAGTTCAGCAATTTCTAA